The Rhizobium leguminosarum DNA segment CGGGGTAATCGACATAACCCTTGGCGGTGCCGCCATAGAAGGTCGACTGGTCTGGCGTGTTGAGCGGCAGGTTTTTCGCCAGCCGTTCGACCAGATCGGGATTGGCGATGAAGGGCTTGCCGAAGGCGACGAGATCCACGCGGCCGCTTTCGACGGCGTCGATCGCCAGTTCCCGGTCATAGCCGTTATTGACCATCCAGTCGGCCTTGCCGCCTGCCGTTTCATAGGCCTGGCGCAACGCCTTATAGTCGAAGGACGGATTGTCGCCCTGGCGGTAGTCGCGATCACCACCTGTCTGGCCTTCGATCACATGGATATAGGCGAGATCGTATTTTGCCAGACCTTCGACGACATGGGTGAAGGTCGCCTGCGGATTGGAATCATAGCTTTCACCCGACGGCGTCACCGGTGAGATGCGGATCGCGGTGCGGCCCGCGCCGATTTCGCTCACCACGGCATCGACGACCTCGAAGGTCAGACGGGTGCGGTTTTCGATCGAGCCGCCATATTGGTCGGTGCGCTCGTTGACGCCGTCGCGGATGAACTGGTCGAGCAGGTAGCCGTTGGCGCCGTGGATTTCGACACCGTCAAAACCGGCGTCAATCGCCGCGCGGGCGGCCTTGCGGTAATCTTCGACGATACCGGGGACTTCGGCGGTTTCGAGCGCGCGTGGCTCGGAGGTGTCGGCAAAGCTGCCGCTGCCGTCGCCGTTGACCAGGTAGGTCTTGGCCTTGGCGACGCGGTCGGTCGAGGAGACCGGCTTGCCGCCGTTCGGCTGCAGCGTCGTGTGCGAGATGCGGCCGACATGCCACATCTGGACGACGATCTTACCGCCTGATGTATGGACCGCGTCGGTTACGCGCTTCCAGCCGTCGAGTGCCTCTTTGGTGTAAAGGCCGGGCACGTTGGCGTAACCCTGGCCCTGATGGGTGATCGCGGTCGCTTCGGTGATGATCAGGCCAGCCGTCGCACGCTGGCGGTAATATTCGACGTTAAGGTCGTTCGGGATTGCGCCCGGCGAGCGGTTGCGGGTGAGCGGCGCCATGACGATGCGGTTCTTGACTGTGATGTCGCCGACCTTGGTGGGTTCGAAAAGCTT contains these protein-coding regions:
- a CDS encoding alkene reductase; the encoded protein is MAKLFEPTKVGDITVKNRIVMAPLTRNRSPGAIPNDLNVEYYRQRATAGLIITEATAITHQGQGYANVPGLYTKEALDGWKRVTDAVHTSGGKIVVQMWHVGRISHTTLQPNGGKPVSSTDRVAKAKTYLVNGDGSGSFADTSEPRALETAEVPGIVEDYRKAARAAIDAGFDGVEIHGANGYLLDQFIRDGVNERTDQYGGSIENRTRLTFEVVDAVVSEIGAGRTAIRISPVTPSGESYDSNPQATFTHVVEGLAKYDLAYIHVIEGQTGGDRDYRQGDNPSFDYKALRQAYETAGGKADWMVNNGYDRELAIDAVESGRVDLVAFGKPFIANPDLVERLAKNLPLNTPDQSTFYGGTAKGYVDYPVLEKVA